TGATAGTTTCGATCCGACTGAAGATTTACTTCTTTTCTTCTCATTTCTTACAGAGGACGCGTCTACGTTGAAGAAACGTGGGATTTGATATAAGATTGCtattttcaaataaataaagCCGTTTACTTCATAACAACTCCAGACTTCACTTGTCCCGTCCTTTGCACATGTCTACGTCTTTCCCCATTCGTCCCATTGTTTGCGCAGCTGCTAATAATCCGCTTTTCAGCGGGCTTAGCAGTACGAAAGATGATAACATAATCGAGTTTGTCGTATGTTTACTTCACAGCAACATTCAATTTCGTCCTCAGTTCCCAGGTCAATGTTATTTGTAGTAGTCGAACAACTTTGCGAACTTGAATGTACGCACTAGTGAGAGTTCACAGAATCACTCACCATATTTCTTTAAGTTAAGTCTAAGGagacaagcaaaataaaatctATACTAACTATCAAAACCAAATGATaccaaatagataaataacaaCTATATAGTAGAATAACGATAGTAGTTAGTATAAAAAtaacaaatgtatattgttataACTAATCACTGACCACTAAACACATGTTTCAACTGAATTGATAAATGAGGgataacaaaacaataaagaatAACAGAGAAATACtgtacaacagctttctgagaCTTTTTGTTAACGAACCCCCATTGGCTGACGGCACACCACTAAGTTAAATCTTAACTTTTTGACACAACATTAACTAAAACAGTAATAAGACACATTCATTGAATATTTGCAAACCAATTACATTAAAATCTCCTGTACAACAGgataaacaatgtttaaaatgtaTGCATGTCCTGCCGAGGTCGCGATCAGACTATAATCTAATTTTACTGCCTGCAGAGCACAGTAACAACCAAAATAACAACTAAGGAAACAACCAAGAGATTATTGGCTTTAGTGTTAATTATTCTGGACAGCCAGGCCTGTGTATATTCCCCACGATCCCCTGTTCCTGTCCTCCTCTCCCTAGCACCGGTCGTGATGACATCACTACTTCCTGCGTCGCCCTCAGCGTCGTCATCAAGATGTGAGGATCGGCACGCTCTCAATCTGGCGTCCAGCTGAAAcaacagtcgtcaccgtgaccAAGTGTATCTTTAGAATACAACGAGATGTATTTGTATGTTCTTGGAACACAATTTCTCTTTTCACAACTACAAAATAGAAGGAGAAAAAATTAGTGGAAAGGAAACATTATAGCATATAATAGCCTTGATGAAATATCACGTGTAGTAACGTtagtaatggtttattgagaagaagaaagaagcgTATCACATTCGCAGCCTAAGGGCTGCATTGCAGTTGATACTACAATAAAGAGACCAAGAGAGCATACTAAAGTGGCATTTAGGCTAATGCATACATCGTAGTACTGTACAGATAGATTTACATCACCAATCGAAAAACCAAATGTCAATGACCCCTAGTAATGAGCAGTTCCGATGCCATCCGCAAGGAGATCATACGTCTTTCGagtaaaggggggggggggggtgagatGTAGAGAAATGATCACctgaaatcttgaaaagaaattaaCGAGACAGTCGAAAGATGAAGACAAACACTGGCAGAATAAGATGCTAATGCAAAAACAGCGATATCGTTGATCTCCATTGGAAACTTTCGGTCAATTGCAACGTTTCCACTGCATCCCCACTGCAGTATCTAGCTTAATATTTTCCTCATGTTGAAAGTTTACAAAAGCTGGTATAGATTAAGTCCCAGTCCAGCAGTAGGGTCCAGGTTATCTCATATCTGGTTTTGACTTTTTGTCGCAATTTGTACTACTTTTAGGGGACAGCATTTCGTCGATTTACGGCTTTATATGCCTACATTTTATACATCAAGTCAATTTTCATCTAGAATTGGGGAAAAATACAAAGGGTTTATAGGAATCTCTTGCTCATTAggtaacaaaataaaaacaacaacagaagtgAACGAACGAATACATGTAATGACAAAGGAAACATACTAATTATGTTGAAGCAAAACATGCTTATCATAGTTGATGACCATCATAATATAATGTACACATGGCTGGCCTACCAATACAACAAATATCTAATTGGAAATGATAATGGATAAAAGGTAAGCGGCATTATTTCTATAATACCGTACAATGACAGAAGTTTGCTAGTACCTACGACCTAGGTGCGACGTCATTACGATGACGTGACAGTTTTTGGACAGGAAGAGGCGTGCGTGCGTGTCCCCGACCTACTCACTTCCTCACTTCCGCCGCCTCTGGGTCGGACCCCCGCACCCTACAAAAGGGGCCAGAAAACCTCACCAGTCACCACTCGGCGTCACGACAAGTGGAAGGCCTGTCCTACTCTTCTTGCTGTTGGGGATCTCTCGTCTGCTAGAAAAAGTCAACATGAAGTTTGTGCTGCTGTGTTTGGTTGTATTGTCGCTGGAAGCACTCAGTGCGCAAGCTTCGCTCCTGAGAAGGCCGTATGTTCGGGTCAACGGTAAGAGTCTTAAAGATTTCTTGTATGTTAGAAGAAGTCAACATGAAGTTTGTGCTGCTGTGTTTGGCTGTCTTGTCGCTGGAAGCACTCAGTGCGCAAGCTTCGCTCCTGAGAAGGCCGTATGTTCGGGTCAACGGTAAGAATCTTATACAATATGTCTTTCTAGACctttctagtctctaccagactccggcctggccgaatagtaataggggactttggccaagttaggaataaaagcctagtaggaggtAATTGGCCGGCGATTAGACGCGGGATATACTGCAAAAGATTGTCAGTGACTGAAagcccatggcaacttatttgtccctgtTTGGccaaattgttctttttttaatccagctgaccaaggataaaagctccttgagcTGACACGTCTGATTGAAGACTAATATCTGTCagaaatgatatgcatgttctCCGAAAAGATTCTGACATCCTGCAGTATGGTTTGAATGCGATACAATTCTGCACCGTTGAACCCCTAGATGTTTTTGGATAATAGTACGTTTTCGTGTTGTTGGTTTCTCTAATCTCCGAGAAGATGTATATAAGGGATAAAATTTGTAGGGTCGGGTTCAGTCTAAAACTTATGCGTGTTTACTTTTGAGATTGAGTTTTTTTGTACATCTTTCTGGTAGTCCTAGATTTCTTCCTAAATCCCCACTCTCCATGAGGATAAAGAGCAATATGACCAGAGGAAAGATTAATGCAATCTTCAAAAACATACGAACACGCGTAAACCGCCGAGACGGTCCCGTACATCTTCTTGGAGAGACTAATCTAGTATGCCTTGTGTATGAGTAGAGCTTCAGATTTTGCCACCTTCGAGTTTAAGTACAATGATTTGTGGAAGTGTCGCAAATTTGGGCCTTTATCATAAACTTTCCTTTGAACAAATGTTGCACACACTTCTGTGTTCAACGGACCCGAAAGTGCGCTGTCGTCACAGAAAGACAATGCGGCTGACTTCTTTGATTGTTCCAAGGAGGTTCGTTTGAACTCCTTGATTGTTCTAAACACTGATTGGTATTTTAACTACTGATTGCTTAAAATCGCAGCTTTCGCAGTGAGACAAAAAGTGTGAGATACGAGACCAAACACGTGGAGTTTAAGGTCTAGTCCGTGTGGTAGCCATGGAAACGGTCGTCATGGCTACACCATGTCATCGTGTGTACCGATTCTACTTTCTCCGGCGGAAGTGTAATCGTGACATCCAACCCGCCACTATGTAAACAATTTACACTAACTTGCGCATGCTCTTCGCAGAACCCCCAGTGCGTacaaccaagaaggttaaaatcCTTCGTACATCCTAGCCTCCTTCCACGAGCGCTGGCGGTTATTGTTGGATGGAAGCCGGCCAGTTTAAGTTTTTTACACATGGGCCATGTCTTGCGAAGGTCGTGTGTGCACCCGTTGTATATGTTAAAATTCGCGAATCAGCGCTCATGGAAGGCCGCGAAGGCGGATACCTTCCGAAAAGTTTTGTTAAACATTCAAACATAGTGATGGTTGGGTAAAAGTCACAGAGTTCGCTCAAAACTGTCCTGGCATTTTGCCCAGCTTTAGGCAAATTAGGACGAGAAGAGTGATGTACCGTCTGGAAATCATTCAGACTAAACCCCGAAACACTTTCACAGGAAACTCGTCAAAACAAATCGAACAAAAACTACAAAGGGCGTTTTTCCAAAAGCAAATTAAAGACCCGGTGTGTTTTGTGGTTTCTACCGCCTTCTAGTTGTGCGATTCTCTTGAGTCTTGTCTTACGGAAACGCTCCTCTCCAAAGAGGCCAATCAGAGTTTGGTGGAGACGATTTGGGGCTATTTTTCTGTCCCGTTTTCTGTCCATACTCCCACAAACGTAACAtatgtctatttggccaattctAGTATTTTCCAGGGACATGTGGAGCCAGCTGGTAGAGGTTAATATACCTGCTTTAGATAATGAGCATTCCGTCTCAGCGTGGGATATTGAAGCACTGCCAGTTGTGACTACGTGAAGAGAATATTCTCCAAGCTCCTCTCAGTGAGAGGACCGAGCAGGTAATAAAAATCCCGACTAGTACTACATCtctgcgactcaacctctgcttggagaatatgacGAGAAGGCCACggaaagaaaacatgattaCTGTGTGAAGGACGATAATGACTACGAATCCTTcagtcctcgctagaaatcacAAACATCCTGTCAATGTGTGAAAAACAATGGCATACATCCTTCACATTGTCATGAACTACTGTGGGATGTTTTCTTAACCGTGCCAGCTGACAGGATATGTTTTATGAACAACAACGTTAACTTTTGATGGACCGTGTCCAGATAAACTGATCCAAAAAAACTATCAAAACGAACGGCACCATGAAGAATTTACACAACTACAGACGTTCAACGACTTCGTTTCAAATACCGATAGATTGTTAGTTCCACTATATGTCGGAGAAGAAACTATATGTCGTTGTATGTAAGCACTCTAACATTACTTGTTAGATTGTTTATTTATAAGAAGCTCAAGTCAGCCTACAGGACGCTTTTCATTGAAGTTATGATGGAAGAGGTTAGGGTGACGGCCAGACAAAATATATCGAAGAAGGTACGAAAGTAACGATGGACAGAATAGAGTGAAAGCTGGTAAAAGGTATGTGTCCGTCCATTTTAGGTAATTTCTTCACTACAAATTGTAATTTGAACAATCTTTTATTCCGTTTCTAGCTGCACCCCCTAAGCCAGGAGTCTGCCCTCCCATCCCGCCCAGGGCAGTCGGCATCTGCGCTGACACCTGCTCCGTGGACGCACACTGCGGCGGGGAGGAGAAGTGCTGCCGTAACAGCTGCGGGGCCTTTACGTGTTCGCCGCCCGCTGACGTCACGACCCCGTCTCCACGGGCCACGCCTACCGACGGGCAGGACGTCCTGCCTACCGATTCGCAGCCTGGGAACGAGAGCATCGCGCCGACCGCTGCCGAAGAAGGTCCTCTCGGAAGGGGCTTGTTCCCAGATGGCGCTGTGGACGTTGAAGAGGGTCCCGTCGAAATTACCGAAttaccaacaacaacagccaaaGCTAAAACAACGACAACCGAAGctacaacagcaacaacaacaacggcaACAACTACTCAGCaaccatcaacaacaacaactgtagcCACAACTGCTGCTGCAGCCACCCGTGCTCCTGTAGTGCGCCCCCTACCGACCCGGGAACAACGGTGCAGCCTACAGCCCGATGTCGGTCCCTGCCGAGGATCCTTTCGCCGTTTTTATTACAACATTAAGGTGAGCGTTCTACTCACATATGGCGACAGATACCTTGATTAAAACAATAAAAGCGAACTTAAATATGATAACTGTTATTCAACTTTCGAGGAACTACGGAAAGTTGTGCATATATAGAATAGAAACTTACCAACTTTTAGACAATGTAACCGTACTATATTCCTCCTAATCATGTTACAGCATAATCAAATTTTACGACAGTACCATAAAATGTGACTGTTGATCTTTCAGACTGGATCCTGCAAGCCATTTGGCTATGGCGGTTGCCTGGGTAACGCGAACAACTTCAGGACTGTGGAAGACTGCGAAAATGCCTGTCGGCCTGTCAAAGAaggtacattgtgtattacAAACTGTACTGTTATACATTAGTTATTAATTCATTGGTTGATTAAGTTTTTACGTAGCCACTTCAGATTCATTGTTTTAGAAAGGAGAAACAGCAAATTTATTAGAAAGGAGAGTAAGATTGTCATTTTTTGTTGCCATACATTCTAAAGTGATCACAGCTTTCTAGatcacatataacgttatggaTGATGTGTACAAACCAATCTAACTCCACCCTCTACTTTTAGATGATGGACAGACAGATGTCTGCCCGCCATGCCAGGAATTTGGCTCTCTCAAGCCGCTCTACTGCAGCAAACGCTTCAGTAAGATTCATCTTCatgatgtacatatatatagctCTATCATATCAGAACTTTATAACTCACAGGCTTTCGTCATTTTGCCGGTTACAAAATAACTGATGTGAACCGTATATATGGCCCACTGCAGTTTTATGCACTGTATACAAGAACACGTTTGACAAATGTTTACGATAGTAACAAACAGACAGATGATAACGTAGTAAATTGATGCGCAAGCGGGTGTCACCAATATACGTAATCGAATTCTCATggccttaggccatgttgatttgattatatggatgacatccgcgctcgcaccaattttcggccgtttccaaaaaaaaaagttttcgaccacacaataagttgtgcaaagcagctgtaaaatgagcacaaatattctgtagattgaaaacaaaagtatcagaaaacagataactaatcatagtctaatgccatagaatgccaaaatgaatctaaagtcaaagaataagatgtgaaaggacagaaagaaaaaaatctactgttggtagggggaggtaccagtacagaaaattcaggtcccgttcaggtccagaggatcattttcaggtccagatctgaacctggacctgattgtctgtggaaacttgagaactggcaatactcaaaacaatggtaattggtcagttttgctacaaaggaatctgtttggtggattattggactcccactggcatttaaaaatctCATCTCCAAGAAATagaggctaactgtctctgtacctttcactgtagaaacttggtacaattgactataaactctacttgacttcctcttgttgtcttcttggccgccggtaagaccccaaatgcctgccgacatagtgtgtccattttgtaattggcgaaacctgttcctctgatttttttccaggtgttttttttttcggattggtccaagaagaattaaaatgtcttgcacccgtataatgtactggtccctacacctaactgttggtataccatactatgtgtgtttagtcctatgttaaaccttcctggccactttgatttcatgtatactggaggcaacttttttttttggccaaacttttttttattcgctcgctcgcatcagttatggagttcccagaggatgtcatccatataatcaaatcaacatggccttaccgaAAGAAAAAAGTTCTCTTACTTGAATTTGAAGCAACATCGCATTGCAACGCACCTTCTCATCCACTCTTCTCTATTTCGTCCCTCAGTTATGACAGCAGAGGTGCGGGACGTGTTCCCTTCCGGTGACGTCACTGTGGCAAACCTGCAGGTGCACAGGCTGAATATCTACCGCCAGGGGTCGCTGCGGCTCAGGGGACGGTCCTACTTCCCGCAACGCTTCAGAACGCAGGTGGTCCTGCCGAACCAGGATGGGGACTGCGCGTGTGCATCCCTGACTGTTGGTAAGCTGCATTTcagtacgtgtgtgtgtgtgcgcgcgcgcgcgcgtgtgtgtgtgtgtgtgtgtgtgtgtgtgtttgcgtttgtgtgtgtgtgtgtgtgtgtgagtgtgcgtgtgtgtgtgtgtgtgtgtgtttgtgcatgcaCGTGTGTCCTCGTCGACTAGATGGACGAAcgacacatgtatgtatgtgtgacgGTGTATCACCACTTACTGTgtttatgtgtctgtgtgtgtgtgtgcgcgtctgtgtttgtgtgtatgcgcgcgcgtatgcgtgtatgtgtgtatgcgtaTCTTTAATTTCTGTATATGCCTGTGTATGTGTGGCTTTGTATGAGTGTGTGAGCGCGCGCGAACTAAGATTATTGCTGTGTCGTAGAACCCTATCAAAGCAACTTCTTAATGTCTTCCCCCCTAGGACAAGAATACATCTTCATGGGTGACAGAGTCAACAGCAGTGGCGCTGGCATCATTGGCGAAGGAGATTACGTTCGCGCGGTAAACAGTGAGAACTCACGAGAGTTGGCCAACCTGTACCGCATGGGTCGCAATGTCGTCTGCAGGGTCTGAACATCTGTGCCAGTTCAAGGGCAAATGAAGGACACTAACCtaatcttcaagtagatgtaCGGTTGGATGAACAAAATGAAGTGTGCACCAACttttgttgcaaaagacagGTTTTACGGTCCTTTGCTgttgtttgtatattttgttcgTTTGCTTTGTTTTCATATATGATGTTCTTCGTATGATTAGTTGGTAAATATGCAGAGCTAGTTTGTGGAAATTGTATGCTTACCACTGCCACTGCAAGTACGAGACAGTTAGAAACCCATGGCCAGCGTTTTTgtattaaaacaaaaatgttgcgAACAAATGTACCGTGCGTCATGCTATACATGACAGTGCGATTGTCATGGTAGTACGACTGTGTTCACAATATTTAAGAAAACGGAGAGAAAGATAAAACTTCCCCTACGAACGGCAAATGTACCGAATGTTCAGTGTTAAGTAATGCTGACGTGGATGTTACGTTGAGATCATGTCTCGATAGTACATTCTAGGTACTGAATTTGTCGAAATAAAGAAAGTAAAAAGATAATACCCATTTGCAGTTATTTTAGCGTAAGAGAAAATATAAAGCCAAGGACACCCACGTATTAAAGCTAAGAGTCTGTGTTATTGAAAAATACAATCACTGAAATCAATTAAACATAATGAATATAGGGAATGTTAATTTGATTGGCAACTGCCATTTACTTAGTTTAGAACTGTCCTTTTAAATCTACTAAGAATGACATACACCATTCTACTACTAACTTTATAGAGACAGTAAGATGATATTCTGTGCAAATTATCTATGTAAATAAAAAAGTCGGACTCTCTATCATGTTTCAATaaattttattgaacaaacatttAGAAAGTTCACAAAATGCTGTACACTTATACATTAATATCATCTATACACTGACATTGTATTCTTGTTACAAAAATGACTTGTTGTAAGTCAACTGAAATAATCAAAATTCCGATAAAACAACCCAAGTTGTTTTACCATTCAGTTGTTTAagctaaataacaatacatGTTACGTCAAAGGAAGAACACTAGGCGAAACAGACATCGACATTTTGGTTTTCAACCTGCTCCTTTGGCGTTGTAAAATTTCAGTTGTTCCGGTCTGGCAGGTCACCGTTTCCTAGCGTCTCCGGGGGCCCCTTCGAGTGTGTCCTCCACTTCCATGTTCTCTAGTCCTTGTGTATTCCACTGTTGATCGCTGGCCTCATCAAGTTCCTCCAGGAGCGACCTCGCCTCTTCCACAACCTCCCTCAACTCTGAGTCAGCTGGACGGGTAAAGGAAAGACAGATATCATGAGACAGCTGTACTGTGACAAAAAAGTCGTAACATAATCATAGTACATAGACCCGGGATGGCGTTGGTTAAATGTGTAGTGCAGAAATTCATTCGTAAAGAATATATTGTAAACACCAAAACAGCAATGTTTTCTTCCAGCAATATAAGTAGAAACATTATTTTCTACTAACATACAACGTCTATATAAAATGTTGGTCTAAatatttttgaccaaaaacataCCATCTGCATCGACATCCAGACGACCccttctgcgcctgcgccgACGCCTCCATCCCTCGGAGTCGTCGAtcagcgttgccatgacaaccatcGTCACCAGCATCATGCAGACAAACAGCTTCATGGTGCAGCTTCAGCTGTGCGGAGGGGAAACAAAATTATCATGATTATTTAAGTCAGTTTCATCGTTGGTAAGCTGAAGACTACACGAACTCACTACAAATCTGCCCAACAAACTACAGGGATCAAATTGACACAGGGATCGATCAGATGGTGGGAAGGACATCACTTTTTATATGGCTATAGAAGAAACTAGACCTTTTCTATTTAGAAGTTGATACCATAACCATTCGACTAAGAACCATAAGATTTTCTTTGATTTAGGCAATGTGCTAGAAATGATTTTCATCAAGTGGTTTGATTTTGCACGTTTTGAACAATATCTCACAACATCTTCCATCAAGTCTCGCTAAAAACAGTAGGAAAAAGTATGGCTCGtttgacatgtacaaaaacaaaggaaattgaTATCAAATAACATGTTGCTAAGAGTTTGATACTAGGTAATGAAACTAAAACACGACAAAAATATAGCGCGTATGGTACGTACAGAAAGAAAATCGGACAATAACATGGTAAGANNNNNNNNNNNNNNNNNNNNNNNNNNNNNNNNNNNNNNNNNNNNNNNNNNNNNNNNNNNNNNNNNNNNNNNNNNNNNNNNNNNNNNNNNNNNNNNNNNNNGTAACCCGGAGGCCGGACCCCTGACTCAGTCTTTATTCGTTCATCTTGATCAGGAgtttattgctgcaccagtacggaggagctttattgctgcaccagtacgggggagctttattgctgcaccagtacggaggagctttattgctgcaccagtacgggggagctttattgctgcaccagcgcgggggagctttattgctgcaccagtacgggggagctttattgctgcaccagtgcgggggagctttattgctgcaccagtgcgggggagctttattgctgcaccagtgcgggggagctttattgctgcaccagtgcgggggagctttattgctgcaccagtgcgggggagctttattgctgcaccagtaCGGAGAGGTTTATTGCTTCACCAGTAcgggggagctttattgctgcaccagtgcgggggagctttattgctgcaccagcgcgggggagctttattgctgcaccagtacgggggagctttattgctgcaccagtgcgggggagctttattgctgcaccagtgcgggggagctttattgctgcaccagtgcgggggagctttattgctgcaccagtgcgggggagctttattgctggaccagtgcgggggagctttattgctgcaccagtgcgggggagctttattgctgcaccagtgcgggggagctttattgctggaccagtgcgggggagctttattgctgcaccagtgcgggggagctttattgctgcaccagcACGAgggagctttattgctgcaccagtacgggggagctttattgctgcaccagtgcgggggagctttattgctgcaccagtacgggggagctttattgctgcaccagtgcgggggaactttattgctgcaccagtgcgggggagctttattgctggaccagtgcgggggagct
Above is a genomic segment from Branchiostoma floridae strain S238N-H82 chromosome 16, Bfl_VNyyK, whole genome shotgun sequence containing:
- the LOC118403445 gene encoding uncharacterized protein LOC118403445 — its product is MKFVLLCLVVLSLEALSAQASLLRRPYVRVNAAPPKPGVCPPIPPRAVGICADTCSVDAHCGGEEKCCRNSCGAFTCSPPADVTTPSPRATPTDGQDVLPTDSQPGNESIAPTAAEEGPLGRGLFPDGAVDVEEGPVEITELPTTTAKAKTTTTEATTATTTTATTTQQPSTTTTVATTAAAATRAPVVRPLPTREQRCSLQPDVGPCRGSFRRFYYNIKTGSCKPFGYGGCLGNANNFRTVEDCENACRPVKEDDGQTDVCPPCQEFGSLKPLYCSKRFIMTAEVRDVFPSGDVTVANLQVHRLNIYRQGSLRLRGRSYFPQRFRTQVVLPNQDGDCACASLTVGQEYIFMGDRVNSSGAGIIGEGDYVRAVNSENSRELANLYRMGRNVVCRV